A region from the Mycobacterium heidelbergense genome encodes:
- the tsf gene encoding translation elongation factor Ts, which produces MANFTAADVKRLRELTGAGMLDCKNALAETDGDFDKAVEALRIKGAKDVGKRAERATAEGLVAAKGGALVELNSETDFVAKNAEFQALADQIVDAALAAKATDVDTLKAASIGDKTVEQAIADLSAKIGEKLELRRVQYFDGNVETYLHKRAADLPPAVGVLVEFEGSDNDAAHAAALQIAALKARYLSRGDVPEDVVSSERRIAEETAKAEGKPEQALPKIVEGRLNGFFKDAVLLEQPSVSDNKKTVKALLDEAGVTVTRFVRFEVGQA; this is translated from the coding sequence ATGGCGAACTTCACCGCCGCCGACGTCAAGCGGCTTCGGGAACTCACCGGCGCCGGCATGCTCGATTGCAAGAACGCGCTGGCCGAGACCGACGGCGACTTCGACAAGGCCGTCGAGGCGCTGCGCATCAAGGGCGCCAAGGACGTCGGCAAGCGCGCCGAGCGGGCCACCGCCGAGGGCCTGGTCGCGGCCAAGGGTGGCGCGCTGGTCGAGTTGAACTCCGAGACCGACTTCGTCGCCAAGAACGCCGAGTTCCAGGCCCTGGCCGACCAGATCGTCGACGCCGCGCTGGCGGCCAAGGCCACCGACGTCGACACCCTGAAGGCGGCCAGCATCGGCGACAAGACCGTCGAACAGGCCATCGCCGACCTGTCGGCCAAGATCGGCGAGAAGCTCGAATTGCGCCGCGTGCAGTACTTCGACGGCAACGTCGAAACCTACCTGCACAAGCGCGCCGCCGACCTGCCGCCCGCCGTGGGCGTGCTGGTCGAGTTCGAGGGCTCGGACAACGACGCCGCCCACGCGGCCGCCCTGCAAATCGCCGCGCTCAAGGCCCGCTACCTGTCCCGCGGCGACGTGCCGGAGGACGTGGTCTCCAGCGAACGCCGCATCGCCGAGGAGACCGCCAAGGCCGAGGGCAAGCCGGAGCAGGCGCTGCCCAAGATCGTCGAGGGCCGGCTGAACGGCTTCTTCAAGGACGCCGTGCTGCTCGAGCAGCCGTCGGTGTCCGACAACAAGAAGACCGTCAAGGCCCTGCTCGACGAGGCCGGCGTGACCGTGACCCGGTTCGTCCGCTTCGAGGTGGGCCAGGCTTAA